The following are encoded in a window of Streptomyces griseiscabiei genomic DNA:
- a CDS encoding DUF6903 family protein, with product MKEPTRTALSLAARALLAAACVALVVAARTTVGWDSLLVMLAALAGLLALLASYNRRFR from the coding sequence ATGAAGGAACCGACGCGTACGGCGCTGTCGCTCGCCGCCCGCGCGCTCCTCGCGGCGGCCTGCGTCGCCCTCGTCGTCGCCGCGCGCACCACGGTCGGCTGGGACAGCCTCCTGGTCATGCTCGCCGCGCTGGCGGGGCTGCTGGCCCTGCTCGCGTCCTACAACCGGCGGTTCCGGTGA